From Bordetella flabilis, the proteins below share one genomic window:
- the gmk gene encoding guanylate kinase: MSASPGNVFMVVAPSGAGKSTLVRALLQQDPAICLSVSCTTRAPRPGETDGRDYRFVTAAEFDRMREENALLEWAEVHGNFYGTPVDGIVQATREGRDVLLEIDWQGARQVRQRFPGAIGIFILPPSIEELESRLRARGQDSDSVIARRLLGAGGEIAHAPECEYVIINQEFSVALNELVQIVSAARLRFSSQAVRHAQLFSQLGISAPH, encoded by the coding sequence ATGTCCGCCTCCCCTGGAAACGTATTTATGGTCGTAGCGCCCAGCGGCGCCGGCAAGTCCACCCTGGTCCGCGCCCTGCTCCAGCAGGACCCGGCGATCTGCCTTTCGGTATCGTGCACCACGCGCGCGCCACGCCCCGGCGAAACCGACGGCCGCGATTACCGGTTCGTCACGGCGGCCGAATTCGACCGCATGCGCGAGGAAAACGCGCTGCTGGAATGGGCGGAGGTGCACGGGAATTTCTACGGCACGCCGGTGGACGGCATCGTGCAGGCCACGCGCGAAGGCCGCGACGTGCTGCTGGAAATCGATTGGCAGGGCGCTCGCCAGGTGCGGCAGCGGTTTCCGGGCGCCATCGGCATCTTCATCCTGCCCCCGTCCATCGAGGAACTGGAAAGCCGCCTGCGCGCGCGCGGGCAGGACTCCGACTCCGTCATCGCGCGCCGCCTGCTGGGCGCCGGCGGTGAAATCGCGCACGCGCCGGAATGCGAATATGTTATTATTAATCAAGAATTTAGCGTTGCGTTGAACGAACTTGTCCAGATCGTCAGCGCAGCGCGGTTGCGTTTCTCCTCACAAGCCGTCCGCCACGCCCAGTTGTTCTCGCAGCTCGGCATCTCGGCGCCCCATTGA
- a CDS encoding 3-oxoacid CoA-transferase subunit B, which produces MNDAKKLSRDRVAQLVAEDIPPGSYVNIGLGMPTLVAKYLDPRKEIILHSENGILGIEDVTPGDPGDEDLINASKARLQLIRGASICDQSLSFAMMRGGHLDATILGAFQVSSEGDIASWATDDAEAVPGIGGAMDLVAGARKVIVVMEHTTRDGKPKLLRACTFPLTGKAAVDTIYTDMAIIDVVPGQGYVVRGLAQGITREALQAATDAPLSFADPLTVL; this is translated from the coding sequence ATGAACGACGCCAAGAAACTCAGCCGCGACCGGGTTGCGCAACTGGTAGCCGAAGACATCCCGCCCGGCAGCTACGTGAACATCGGCCTGGGCATGCCCACCCTGGTCGCCAAGTACCTGGACCCGCGCAAGGAAATCATCCTGCACAGCGAGAACGGCATCCTGGGTATCGAGGACGTGACGCCCGGCGATCCGGGCGACGAGGACCTGATCAATGCCAGCAAGGCGCGCCTGCAACTGATACGCGGCGCTTCGATATGCGACCAGTCCCTGTCCTTCGCCATGATGCGCGGCGGCCATCTGGACGCAACCATCCTGGGCGCGTTCCAGGTGTCCTCCGAGGGCGATATCGCCAGTTGGGCCACCGACGATGCCGAAGCCGTGCCGGGCATCGGCGGCGCCATGGACCTGGTGGCGGGCGCGCGCAAGGTCATCGTCGTCATGGAGCACACCACGCGCGACGGCAAGCCCAAGCTGCTGCGCGCCTGCACCTTTCCGCTGACCGGCAAGGCAGCCGTCGACACCATCTATACCGACATGGCCATCATCGATGTCGTGCCGGGCCAAGGCTATGTCGTGCGCGGCCTGGCGCAAGGCATTACCCGCGAGGCATTGCAGGCGGCCACGGATGCGCCGCTTTCCTTTGCCGATCCCCTTACCGTTCTATAA
- the rpoZ gene encoding DNA-directed RNA polymerase subunit omega, with translation MARITVEDCLSHIPNRFTLTLAATYRARELAQGHAPRLDSKDKPTVTALREIASGLTGAEMLRKVPT, from the coding sequence ATGGCCCGTATTACCGTTGAAGATTGTCTGAGCCACATTCCCAATCGTTTCACGCTGACCTTGGCTGCCACCTACCGCGCACGTGAACTGGCCCAGGGCCACGCTCCGCGCCTGGACAGCAAGGACAAGCCCACGGTCACCGCCCTGCGCGAGATCGCCTCGGGACTCACCGGCGCTGAAATGCTGCGTAAAGTACCGACCTGA
- a CDS encoding Bug family tripartite tricarboxylate transporter substrate binding protein: MKKFIKHVFCAAALAVSSSAAFAAFPDHAVELIIPYPPGGTADAVGRPLADGMQKRLGVPVVVQYKAGASGTIATQYAARAKPDGYTLIMVLAAHAINPSLYPNLPYDSVKDFTPVSMVAKLPLVLYTNPKFPPKTVQEFIDYAKSHPGAVSVGSAGNGNTSHLALELFNNMAGVKLLHVPYKGGGPSITAAMGGEVNAVFAGPDTLHLAQAGRLHPLAVTSPQRLALTPNTPTVQESGLKGYEVQGWYGLLAPAGTPDDVVKVLHKSVSDTLADPEFAKTVEALGYIPSPSTPAGFMDYIKEEMARWSKVVKDADIKLQ; encoded by the coding sequence ATGAAAAAATTCATCAAGCACGTGTTTTGCGCGGCGGCCCTCGCCGTTTCGTCCAGCGCGGCGTTCGCCGCCTTCCCGGACCATGCAGTCGAATTGATCATTCCTTATCCCCCGGGCGGCACCGCCGATGCAGTGGGGCGGCCGCTGGCCGACGGGATGCAGAAGCGGCTTGGCGTGCCGGTGGTCGTCCAGTACAAGGCGGGCGCCAGCGGAACCATCGCCACCCAGTACGCCGCGCGCGCCAAGCCGGACGGCTATACGCTGATCATGGTGCTGGCCGCGCATGCCATCAATCCCAGCCTTTATCCCAATCTGCCGTATGACTCCGTGAAGGACTTCACGCCGGTGTCCATGGTGGCGAAGCTGCCGCTGGTCCTGTACACCAATCCGAAGTTCCCGCCCAAGACGGTGCAGGAATTCATCGACTACGCCAAATCGCATCCCGGCGCCGTGTCGGTCGGTTCGGCCGGCAACGGCAACACCAGCCACCTGGCGCTGGAACTGTTCAACAACATGGCGGGTGTGAAGCTGCTGCATGTGCCGTACAAGGGCGGCGGTCCGTCGATCACCGCCGCCATGGGGGGCGAGGTCAATGCAGTGTTTGCCGGCCCGGATACGCTGCACCTGGCACAGGCCGGCCGCCTGCATCCCCTGGCCGTCACCAGCCCGCAGCGCCTCGCCCTGACGCCGAACACGCCTACCGTGCAGGAGTCCGGCCTGAAAGGCTATGAAGTGCAGGGCTGGTACGGCCTGCTGGCCCCGGCCGGCACGCCCGACGACGTGGTCAAGGTCCTGCACAAGTCCGTCAGCGATACGCTGGCCGATCCGGAGTTCGCCAAGACGGTCGAAGCGCTGGGCTACATCCCGTCGCCGTCGACGCCGGCGGGCTTCATGGATTACATCAAGGAAGAAATGGCGCGCTGGAGCAAAGTCGTCAAGGACGCCGATATCAAGCTCCAGTAA
- a CDS encoding acetyl-CoA acetyltransferase: MTRNPLRGGAAIVGVGQAGMGAATGYTEMEILAQAAMAAVADAGLTMQDIDGLCTCSASATMWAMPVAEYLGVRPSFLDSTMLGGSSFVAHLLPAMHALLSGQCKAVLVCYGSTQRTGTVNRAAVGKMRQVLDPQPYETPYEPMQPISAYALAAARHMAQYGTTREQLAEVAVAARAWARLNPEAWSRDPLTVEDVLASRMICDPLTLRDCCLLTDGAGAFVMVRADRAADTPNAPVYVLGNATAVWHRQISSMEDLTVTAATESGARAFEMAGVSRQDIDLLCLYDAFTINTILFLEDLGFCPKGEGGRFVAGGRIAPGGELPVNTNGGGLSFGHPGMYGVFLVIEAVRQLRGTAGARQQKAELALVHGNGATLSSQSTAILGTAATL, from the coding sequence ATGACACGCAATCCTTTGCGCGGCGGCGCCGCGATCGTCGGCGTCGGGCAGGCCGGCATGGGCGCGGCCACGGGCTATACCGAGATGGAGATCCTGGCGCAGGCGGCGATGGCGGCGGTGGCCGACGCGGGCTTGACGATGCAGGATATCGACGGCCTGTGTACCTGCAGCGCCTCGGCCACGATGTGGGCCATGCCGGTCGCCGAGTACCTGGGCGTGCGGCCGAGTTTCCTCGACAGCACCATGCTGGGCGGCTCCAGCTTCGTGGCGCATTTGTTGCCGGCGATGCATGCCTTGTTGTCCGGCCAATGCAAGGCGGTGCTGGTGTGCTATGGCAGTACGCAGCGTACCGGTACCGTGAACCGCGCGGCGGTGGGCAAGATGCGCCAGGTGCTGGATCCGCAGCCCTACGAGACGCCCTATGAGCCGATGCAGCCGATCAGCGCGTACGCGCTGGCGGCGGCGCGGCACATGGCGCAATACGGCACGACGCGCGAGCAATTGGCCGAAGTCGCGGTCGCCGCGCGCGCCTGGGCGCGCCTGAACCCCGAAGCCTGGTCGCGCGATCCCTTGACCGTGGAGGACGTGCTGGCGTCGCGCATGATCTGCGATCCGTTGACGCTGCGTGACTGCTGCCTGTTGACGGACGGCGCCGGCGCCTTCGTCATGGTGCGCGCCGACCGCGCCGCCGACACGCCGAACGCGCCGGTGTATGTGCTGGGCAATGCCACCGCGGTATGGCATCGCCAGATCTCCTCGATGGAAGACCTGACCGTCACCGCCGCCACCGAATCGGGCGCCCGCGCCTTTGAAATGGCGGGCGTGTCGCGCCAGGACATCGACCTGCTGTGTCTCTACGACGCATTCACCATCAACACCATTCTTTTCCTGGAAGACCTGGGCTTCTGCCCCAAGGGTGAAGGCGGGCGGTTCGTCGCCGGCGGCCGGATCGCGCCGGGCGGCGAGTTGCCGGTGAATACCAATGGCGGGGGGCTGTCGTTCGGGCATCCCGGCATGTATGGCGTGTTCCTGGTCATCGAGGCGGTGCGCCAGTTGCGCGGGACGGCCGGCGCGCGGCAGCAGAAGGCCGAGCTGGCCCTGGTGCACGGCAACGGCGCCACGCTTTCGAGCCAGTCCACCGCCATCCTGGGGACGGCAGCCACGCTGTAG
- a CDS encoding 3-oxoacid CoA-transferase subunit A: protein MINKISPRLVDAVSCIGDGASVMVTGFGDSGLPRALLDALIEHGATDLTVISNNAGTGTTGLAALLAAGRVRKIICTYPKSSGADVFRDLYKARRIELELVPQGTLIERMRAAGAGLGPFYTPTGYGTPIAEGKPQQVYKGRGYVLEEPLHADFALVKAYHGDRWGNLTYRLAARGFGPVMCMAARTAIAQVDDILPLGMIQPETIVTPGIFVSRIVRKDAH, encoded by the coding sequence ATGATCAACAAGATTTCTCCGCGCCTGGTCGATGCGGTGTCCTGCATCGGCGACGGAGCGTCCGTGATGGTGACCGGCTTCGGAGACTCCGGCCTGCCGCGTGCGCTGCTGGATGCGCTGATCGAGCACGGTGCGACCGACCTCACCGTCATCAGCAATAACGCCGGAACCGGTACGACCGGCCTGGCGGCGCTGCTGGCGGCGGGGCGGGTGCGCAAGATTATCTGCACCTATCCCAAGTCGTCCGGCGCGGACGTGTTCCGCGACCTGTACAAGGCGCGCAGGATCGAACTGGAACTGGTGCCGCAGGGAACGCTCATCGAGCGCATGCGCGCTGCCGGTGCCGGGCTGGGACCGTTCTATACGCCCACCGGCTACGGCACGCCGATCGCGGAGGGCAAGCCGCAGCAGGTCTACAAGGGCAGGGGCTACGTGCTGGAGGAACCCTTGCACGCCGACTTCGCGCTGGTCAAGGCCTATCACGGCGATCGCTGGGGCAACTTGACGTACCGGCTGGCGGCACGCGGCTTCGGCCCGGTCATGTGCATGGCCGCCAGGACCGCCATCGCGCAGGTCGACGACATCCTTCCGCTGGGCATGATCCAGCCGGAAACCATCGTTACCCCGGGAATTTTCGTAAGCAGAATCGTGCGCAAGGACGCCCACTGA
- a CDS encoding bestrophin family protein — MIVRPKTNWFRMLFAWEGSVQNTILAPLAIILGLSLLALWGHHRSDHFFLRLSPVPFSLIGVALAIFASFRNSACYERYWEGRKLWGQLLGASRCLARFAITVPGLPAAHPEVRRVVDLLAAFAHALRHQLRGTDPADTLARLLGTAEAAEVMRRAYRPHHVVALLQAHIEAWRRQGRLSDVLFAACLAQLDILTATAGGCERIRTTPVPYAYEVLLHRTTYFYCALLPFGLVESTGWATPIVAVFISYAFLALHTIAGELEDPFGQDANDLPLDALTVHIERSLAEATGAASLPPVPVPDEHYRLG; from the coding sequence ATGATCGTCCGACCCAAGACAAACTGGTTCCGCATGCTGTTCGCCTGGGAGGGCTCGGTCCAGAACACCATACTCGCGCCCCTGGCCATCATTCTCGGACTATCGCTGCTCGCCCTCTGGGGGCACCACCGCAGCGATCATTTCTTCCTGCGGCTCAGCCCCGTGCCGTTCTCCCTGATCGGCGTGGCGCTGGCCATTTTTGCCAGTTTCCGTAACAGCGCCTGCTACGAGCGCTACTGGGAAGGGCGCAAGCTCTGGGGCCAATTGCTGGGTGCATCGCGTTGCCTGGCGCGCTTTGCGATCACCGTGCCGGGGCTGCCGGCCGCACATCCGGAAGTGCGCCGCGTCGTCGACCTGCTGGCGGCCTTCGCGCACGCCTTGCGCCATCAACTGCGCGGGACTGATCCCGCCGACACGCTGGCCCGGCTGCTGGGGACCGCGGAGGCCGCCGAGGTGATGCGGCGCGCGTACCGGCCGCACCATGTGGTCGCGCTATTGCAAGCGCATATCGAGGCATGGCGGCGCCAGGGGCGGCTGAGCGACGTGCTCTTTGCCGCCTGCCTGGCGCAGCTGGATATCCTGACCGCGACCGCGGGCGGCTGCGAACGCATACGAACCACCCCGGTGCCGTATGCCTACGAAGTGCTGCTGCACCGGACGACGTACTTCTATTGCGCCTTGCTGCCCTTCGGCCTGGTGGAGAGCACCGGATGGGCGACACCCATCGTGGCGGTCTTCATTTCCTACGCGTTCCTGGCCCTGCACACGATCGCCGGGGAACTGGAAGACCCGTTCGGCCAGGACGCAAACGATCTGCCCCTGGATGCGCTGACGGTTCATATCGAACGTTCGCTGGCCGAGGCGACCGGGGCGGCGTCCTTGCCCCCCGTTCCCGTGCCCGACGAGCATTACCGCCTGGGCTAG
- a CDS encoding C40 family peptidase, with protein MTPPTTRRPLPRIFLSTALLSLALSALPGTAVAVVSPDAFGSLKGLSPTDLPTVPSLRDRVVAAGLDAIGTRYRWGGDDPDEGFDCSGLVSFIYKEVVGVDLPRRARDQRGEGRAVRVTELQPGDLVFFGVRRRNQTSHVGIYIGNNEFVHAPTRGERVRVDTLDNAYWSKRFNGARRYLDPHGGNAVAVASSSR; from the coding sequence ATGACGCCGCCGACGACACGCAGACCCCTACCGCGAATCTTCCTATCGACCGCCCTCCTGTCCCTTGCCCTCTCTGCCCTGCCCGGCACCGCCGTGGCCGTGGTCTCGCCCGATGCATTCGGGTCGCTGAAAGGGCTTTCCCCCACTGATCTGCCCACCGTGCCCAGCCTGCGCGACCGCGTCGTCGCCGCCGGGCTCGATGCCATCGGCACGCGCTACCGCTGGGGCGGCGACGATCCCGACGAGGGATTCGACTGCAGCGGCCTGGTCAGCTTCATCTACAAGGAAGTCGTGGGCGTGGACCTGCCGCGCCGCGCCCGCGACCAGCGTGGCGAAGGCCGCGCCGTCCGGGTCACCGAGCTGCAGCCCGGCGACCTCGTCTTTTTCGGCGTCCGGCGCCGCAACCAGACTTCGCACGTCGGCATCTACATCGGCAACAACGAATTCGTCCACGCGCCGACCCGCGGCGAGCGCGTCCGCGTCGATACGCTGGACAACGCCTATTGGTCCAAGCGCTTCAACGGCGCACGCCGCTATCTGGACCCGCACGGCGGGAACGCGGTCGCCGTGGCTTCCAGCTCCCGCTAA
- a CDS encoding SDR family oxidoreductase: protein MNPSGRRGDGKVAVVTGAGTGIGRAVALQLLSEGYRVVLAGRRAEPLEQTRTSAGDDAVRALAVPTDVCDESSVRHLFDETQRAYGRLDVLFNNAGRGAPAVPIEDLPVDVWRSVVDTNLTGMFLCAQAAIRIMKAQQPRGGRIVNNGSISAHAPRPYSIAYTSTKHAVTGLTKSISLDCRQYDIACGQIDVGNAATPMTERMVAGVLQPDHTVRPEPRMDVAHVAEAVAAMVALPLDANVQFMTIMATKMPFVGRG, encoded by the coding sequence ATGAATCCGAGCGGCAGGCGTGGCGATGGCAAGGTAGCGGTGGTGACGGGGGCCGGCACCGGCATCGGGCGGGCGGTCGCCCTGCAATTGTTGTCCGAAGGCTACCGGGTAGTGCTTGCCGGACGCCGCGCGGAGCCGCTGGAACAGACCCGCACGTCGGCGGGCGATGACGCGGTACGGGCGCTCGCTGTGCCTACCGACGTCTGCGACGAATCGTCGGTACGCCATCTCTTCGATGAAACGCAGCGCGCCTATGGCCGCCTGGACGTCCTCTTCAACAACGCGGGACGGGGCGCGCCGGCCGTACCCATCGAAGATCTGCCGGTGGACGTCTGGCGCAGCGTGGTGGACACCAACCTGACCGGCATGTTCCTGTGCGCGCAGGCGGCGATCCGGATCATGAAGGCGCAGCAGCCACGCGGCGGCCGGATCGTCAACAATGGATCGATTTCCGCGCACGCGCCGCGGCCTTACTCGATCGCCTACACCTCGACCAAGCATGCGGTCACGGGACTGACCAAATCGATTTCCCTGGACTGCCGGCAGTACGACATTGCGTGCGGGCAGATCGATGTCGGCAACGCAGCCACGCCGATGACGGAACGCATGGTTGCCGGCGTACTGCAGCCCGACCACACGGTCCGGCCGGAGCCGCGCATGGACGTGGCGCACGTCGCCGAGGCGGTGGCCGCGATGGTTGCCTTGCCCCTGGATGCCAATGTCCAGTTCATGACCATCATGGCCACCAAGATGCCCTTCGTCGGGCGCGGCTAG
- a CDS encoding TonB-dependent receptor, with product MSISRLAGPGAAMRLFALTPLALALALVAAPSARAQATSSAASDPGAPVTLPPVIATGNPLGNAELTAPSTVLEGTGLDLRRADTLGQTLNGLPGISTTTYGPMVGRPIIRGMDGDRIRIMNNGLGSVDASSLSFDHAVPIDPLTASRIEVIRGPAALLYGGNAVGGVVNVIDDRIPTEPVQGIHGQAQGDWGGANDSRSGAVQLEGGDGRFAIRADGFTRSTDTLRIPGYARSSSLRAQDEPGTDEPRDHLPNSDGSVHGGGIGMAWTGDSGYAGLSYSGYDSDYGSVAEDSVRLKMRQERFGATGQIRDLEGPFKSLKFDFAYTDYRHREVDDGITGTTFKNRGYEARIEAQHRDLGPVHGALGLQIGQSKFSALGGEALVPTTDTDTLALFDLEQWDVTDRLTLSAGGRVEYTRLSPSAQGNPKFTDAANRDFTAGSLALGGIYKFDSVWSLAANASYTERAPTFYELYANGPHEATGQFLIGDPSLPKERSFSGDLGLRFKDGPHHGSFGVFYSHFRNYITEVNTGLFTDDEGNIVPAGSEDALTQAVYRGVPADFFGFEAEGTFRVLDRGGHKLDVLLSGDYTHARNSDTGQPLPRIPPLRLGFGLDYAYGAWGAGVSFTKAFAQHRVPDNDDSTAGYYRLDADLTYAFRIDKTQWQAYLRGTNLTNQEIRYATSVVRDLAPEGGRAVLVGVRASF from the coding sequence ATGTCCATATCCCGCCTCGCCGGTCCAGGCGCCGCCATGCGCCTGTTCGCCCTGACGCCTCTTGCCCTTGCCCTCGCCCTGGTCGCCGCACCCTCCGCGCGGGCACAGGCCACTTCCTCCGCTGCCTCCGATCCGGGCGCGCCAGTCACGCTGCCGCCTGTCATTGCGACCGGCAATCCGCTGGGCAACGCCGAACTGACGGCGCCCAGCACCGTGCTGGAGGGCACCGGCCTGGACCTGCGCCGTGCCGACACGCTGGGCCAGACGCTGAACGGCTTGCCGGGTATTTCCACGACGACCTACGGACCCATGGTCGGGCGCCCCATCATCCGCGGGATGGATGGGGACCGTATCCGCATCATGAACAACGGACTGGGTTCGGTGGACGCATCTTCGCTGTCCTTTGATCATGCCGTGCCGATCGATCCGCTCACCGCCAGCCGCATCGAAGTGATACGCGGGCCGGCCGCCCTGCTCTATGGCGGCAACGCCGTGGGTGGCGTGGTGAACGTCATCGACGACCGCATTCCCACCGAACCTGTCCAGGGCATACACGGCCAGGCCCAGGGCGACTGGGGCGGCGCCAACGACAGCCGCTCCGGCGCCGTCCAGCTGGAGGGCGGCGATGGCCGGTTCGCCATCCGGGCGGACGGCTTCACACGGTCCACCGACACACTGCGCATTCCCGGCTATGCCCGCTCTTCCAGCTTGCGCGCGCAGGACGAGCCCGGCACGGACGAACCCCGCGATCACCTGCCCAACAGCGATGGCTCGGTCCATGGCGGCGGCATCGGGATGGCATGGACAGGCGACAGCGGCTACGCCGGCCTTTCCTACAGCGGCTACGACTCCGATTACGGTTCGGTCGCGGAGGACTCCGTACGCCTGAAGATGCGCCAGGAACGCTTTGGCGCGACGGGACAGATCCGCGACCTCGAAGGGCCCTTCAAAAGCCTGAAGTTCGACTTCGCCTATACCGACTACCGGCACCGCGAAGTCGACGACGGCATCACAGGGACCACCTTCAAGAACAGGGGCTACGAAGCGCGCATCGAGGCACAGCATCGCGACCTGGGACCGGTGCACGGCGCACTGGGCCTGCAGATCGGGCAAAGCAAGTTTTCGGCGCTGGGCGGGGAGGCGCTGGTTCCCACGACGGACACGGATACGCTGGCGCTGTTCGACCTGGAGCAATGGGACGTCACCGACCGCCTGACGCTCAGCGCGGGCGGCCGGGTGGAATACACGCGGCTGTCTCCGTCGGCGCAGGGCAACCCCAAGTTCACCGATGCCGCGAATCGCGACTTCACGGCGGGCAGCCTGGCGCTGGGCGGCATCTACAAGTTCGACAGCGTCTGGTCGCTGGCCGCCAATGCCTCGTACACCGAGCGCGCGCCCACGTTCTACGAGCTCTACGCCAACGGCCCCCACGAAGCCACCGGGCAGTTCCTGATCGGCGACCCGTCCTTGCCCAAGGAGCGGTCCTTCTCCGGCGACCTGGGGTTGCGCTTCAAGGATGGCCCGCACCATGGCAGCTTCGGCGTGTTCTACAGCCACTTCCGCAACTACATAACGGAAGTCAATACCGGCCTGTTCACCGACGATGAAGGCAATATCGTGCCGGCTGGCTCCGAGGATGCGCTGACCCAGGCGGTCTACCGCGGTGTGCCGGCCGACTTCTTCGGCTTCGAAGCGGAAGGCACCTTCCGTGTCCTGGATCGTGGCGGCCACAAGCTCGACGTATTGCTGTCCGGCGACTATACCCACGCGCGCAATAGCGATACGGGGCAGCCGCTGCCGCGTATTCCGCCGCTACGCCTGGGCTTCGGGCTGGACTACGCCTATGGCGCCTGGGGCGCCGGCGTGTCGTTCACCAAGGCCTTCGCGCAGCATCGCGTGCCCGACAACGACGACAGCACGGCCGGCTATTACCGGCTGGATGCCGACCTGACCTACGCCTTCCGCATCGACAAGACGCAATGGCAGGCGTATCTCCGCGGGACGAACCTGACCAACCAGGAAATCCGCTACGCCACTTCGGTGGTGCGGGATCTCGCGCCCGAAGGCGGGCGCGCCGTGCTGGTGGGCGTGAGGGCCAGCTTCTAG
- a CDS encoding SDR family NAD(P)-dependent oxidoreductase, producing MEDKVVVVTGAGGAIGRGIVHALAAAGAKVVVNDVGVSLTGQGGDSAVAEALAAEIRAAGGQAVSNADNVSDWNSAQRIVACALDHFGRVDAVVNNAGNLRDRFFHNMTEEEWRAVIDVHLHGTFFVSRAAAPHFRAQNGGAYVHMTSTSGLIGNFGQANYSAAKLGIVALSKSIALDMAKYGVRSNCIAPFAWSRMTDSIPANTPEEAARVEKLKRMDAGKIAPMVVFLASDAANAVTGQIFGVRANEVFLFSQPRPVRSVHMSTGWTPELIAEVAIPAMRSHFHELERSPDVVCWDPI from the coding sequence ATGGAAGACAAGGTTGTTGTGGTCACGGGCGCCGGCGGCGCCATCGGGCGCGGCATCGTGCATGCCCTGGCGGCGGCCGGGGCGAAAGTCGTGGTCAACGACGTGGGCGTATCGCTCACGGGACAGGGCGGCGATAGCGCCGTGGCCGAAGCGCTGGCGGCCGAGATCCGCGCCGCCGGCGGACAAGCCGTTTCCAATGCCGACAATGTGTCCGACTGGAATAGCGCGCAGCGCATCGTCGCGTGCGCGCTTGATCACTTCGGCCGCGTGGACGCCGTGGTCAACAACGCCGGCAATCTGCGCGACCGCTTTTTCCACAACATGACCGAAGAGGAATGGCGCGCCGTCATCGATGTCCATTTGCATGGCACGTTCTTCGTCAGCCGCGCGGCTGCGCCGCACTTCCGCGCGCAGAACGGCGGCGCCTACGTCCACATGACGTCGACGTCCGGGCTTATCGGCAATTTCGGCCAGGCCAACTATTCGGCGGCCAAGCTGGGCATCGTGGCATTGTCCAAATCCATCGCGCTGGACATGGCGAAATACGGCGTTCGCTCCAATTGCATCGCCCCCTTCGCCTGGAGCCGCATGACCGACTCGATCCCGGCCAATACGCCGGAGGAAGCGGCGCGCGTGGAAAAGCTCAAGCGCATGGACGCCGGCAAGATCGCGCCCATGGTGGTGTTTCTGGCGAGCGACGCGGCCAACGCGGTGACCGGACAGATCTTCGGCGTGCGGGCCAACGAGGTGTTCCTGTTCAGCCAGCCGCGTCCGGTGCGCTCCGTGCACATGAGCACCGGCTGGACGCCGGAACTCATCGCCGAAGTGGCCATCCCCGCGATGCGCAGCCATTTCCACGAGTTGGAGCGCTCGCCGGATGTCGTGTGCTGGGATCCGATTTAG
- a CDS encoding Zn-ribbon domain-containing OB-fold protein, with product MSQRDTAPDGGATPATGPEQTYFNYLVSGEWRIPRCQRCDKAVFYPRVACLACGNDTFDWVAPSGLGTIYSTTVMRRPAQAGGDLHLCLVDLDEGFRMMSRVQDKDPAAVRIGDRVRARLVGENEQTLVVFAPTEDQA from the coding sequence ATGTCGCAACGAGACACGGCGCCGGACGGCGGCGCGACCCCGGCCACGGGCCCGGAGCAAACCTATTTCAACTATCTCGTGTCGGGCGAGTGGCGCATCCCGCGATGCCAGCGTTGCGACAAGGCGGTCTTTTATCCGCGCGTGGCCTGCCTGGCGTGCGGCAACGACACGTTCGACTGGGTGGCTCCCTCGGGGCTGGGCACGATCTACTCCACCACGGTGATGCGGCGGCCGGCACAGGCGGGCGGCGACCTGCATCTTTGCCTGGTGGACCTTGACGAAGGCTTCCGCATGATGAGCCGCGTGCAGGACAAGGACCCCGCGGCGGTGCGCATCGGCGATCGGGTCCGGGCGAGGCTGGTGGGCGAGAACGAACAGACGCTGGTGGTGTTCGCACCGACGGAGGACCAGGCATGA